A window of Excalfactoria chinensis isolate bCotChi1 chromosome Z, bCotChi1.hap2, whole genome shotgun sequence contains these coding sequences:
- the DIMT1 gene encoding dimethyladenosine transferase: protein MPKVKGKKRQQLQEGRANGILFNTSAGQHILKNPLVVNSIIEKAALRRTDVVLEVGPGTGNLTVKMLEKVKKVIACEIDPRLVGELQKRVQGTCLANKLEIKVGDVLKTDLPFFDACVANLPYQISSPFVFKLLLHRPFFRCAILMFQREFALRLVAKPGSKLYCRLSINTQLLARVDHLMKVGKNNFKPPPKVESSVVRIEPKNPPPPINFQEWDGLVRIAFVRKNKTLSAAFKSSAVEQLLDHNYRIHCSLHNAEIPENFKISEKIQTVLKDTGYSEKRARSMDIDDFIRLLHGFNSEGIHFS from the exons ATGCCCAAAGTAAAGGGAAAGAAGCGGCAGCAGCTTCAGGAGGGCCGCGCCAACG GTATCTTGTTCAACACCAGCGCCGGGCAGCACATCCTGAAGAACCCCCTCGTCGTCAACAGCATCATCGAGAAG GCTGCGTTGCGGCGTACAGATGTTGTTCTGGAAGTAGGCCCTGGAACCGGTAACCTGACCGTAAAAATGCTAGAGAAAGTGAAAAAG GTTATTGCTTGTGAAATTGATCCCAGACTTGTGGGTGAACTTCAGAAACGAGTCCAGGGCAC GTGTCTGGCAAACAAACTTGAAATCAAGGTTGGAGACGTCTTGAAAACAGACCTGCCGTTCTTTGATGCGTGCGTAGCCAACTTGCCTTACCAG ATTTCTTCACCGTTTGTTTTCAAGTTATTGCTTCATAGACCCTTTTTCAG GTGTGCAATACTTATGTTTCAAAGAGAATTTGCACTTCGTTTGGTTGCAAAACCAGGAAGTAAGCTATACTGCAGGCTTTCTATTAATACTCAGTTATTAGCTCGAGTGGACCATCTGATGAAG GTTGGGAAAAACAACTTCAAGCCTCCTCCTAAAGTTGAATCCAGTGTTGTCAGAATAGAGCCAAAGAATCCACCACCACCCATCAACTTCCAG gaatGGGATGGTCTGGTAAGGATAGCTTTCGTTAGGAAAAACAAGACACTCTCTGCAGCCTTCAA GTCAAGTGCTGTAGAGCAGTTGCTGGATCACAACTACCGAATTCACTGTTCCTTACATAATGCA GAAATACCTGAAAACTTcaaaatttcagagaaaatacagacagTCCTAAAAGATACAGGTTACTCTGAAAAGCGAGCCCGCTCCATGGATATAGATGATTTCATTCG